AGATTGTCATCTACGACACGACCAATGCCACCTATACGGGCGACAACGCGATCCTCGTTCAATACATGACGGCTAGCGGCTACGCCGGCTCGACCGTCGGAATCGAGGACCCGACTGACACGATCGGCATCCAGGACCTGTACAACGGCACGTACAACAAGGCCGCGGCACCGATTGCTGCGGGCAGAGCCATCCTCTACACGACCGACCTGCCGGCTTTGAACGTTTCGGAAGGGTCCGGCCCTGCCGGAATACCGCTCAGGCTGGCGCTGGCAGTCCGTCCGAACCCGTTGCGTTCTCACACTGCGATTGAGTACGCGGTGCCGGCTTCCGGACGCGTGAGCATCAAGATCTACGACGCATCGGGCAGAGTGGTCCGAGACCTGTTAGGCGAGAACATGGCCGCGGGTCGGTACTCGGTTACCTGGGACCGGTCGGCCGCGAACGGCAAGCGAGTTGCAGAAGGTGTCTACTTCTGTAAGCTCGCAACTCCGGCCGGAACGCGGCAGCAGAAACTGGTCGTCTACAAGTAGCACGGGGAGGGACATGACCGGAATGTCGGGCATTCCGGATCGTGTCCCAGACCGCACAACATCGAAGAGGGGGCGGGCTTCGGCCCGCCCCCGCCATTCTGGGCGCGGGATTGGCAGACCCGAAGGCCGGTCGCAACTCGGCGAGCGATGATATTGACGGACAGGGTCAGGAGGGTATCATATCTAATACCCCTTAGAGTGCCAAAAGGAGTCTTCATGAGACAATTGTTCGTGTTGCTGGCTTTGGTCACTGTCCCGCTGATGGCCGGAACGGTGACGAGGACTGTGAGTTTCGACAGAGGTGACTTGCTCATCTCTCAGCAGAATGGCTATGACAATATCGCGCTACGCGGCGGTGTGACGATAGTCCAGCCCGGAGCGCCGCGCGTGCCGCGAGTGGTCGAGGCGCTGGTGATTCCTTCCGGCGCAGTGCCGACCGGCGTGGAGGTTCTGTCCGAAGAGTGGACGACGCTGCCCGGGACGTACAAAGTCGGCCCGGCACAGCCGGACGCGCCGCTGCCGGTCGCCGGAAGACCAGGGGCAGGGATGCCGAAGCACTATGGCCCCGACCCGGCGATTTATGGTTCGAGCACGCCGTATCCGAGCACGACGGTGCGGCTGTCCGGCTCGGGCACGATGGCCGGATACAGCATCGCGCATGTCGAAATACACCCGGTGCGGTACATCCCCACCAGCGGAGTGCTGCAGGTGTTGTCGAGGATCAGCTACCGCCTTACGTATGAGGACGGGATGTCCGCAGCCGTGGCGACCGCGAAGCAGCGGATGCAGTTCGGCGACGTAGTCCGAACCATGGTGAGGAACCCGAACGACGTTGACCGGTGCGCGCCCGCGGTGCGGCCGGCTGCGTCGCTCTCGCTTCCGTCCGGCCACTACGATTACGTCGTCATTACCGACGCGACTCAGGATACGGTTTTCTGGCGCCTGGCCAATTGGAAGACGCAGAAGGGCGTGAACGCCAAGGTAGTGAGAGTCGACTCGATTTACGCGAGCTACTCGGGCTACGACAACCAGGAGAAGATTCGCAACTTCATCAAGGACGCGTATGCGACGTGGGGCACGATGTACGTGCTTCTGGGCGGCCAGGGCGATTACGCGACCAGCGGGCAGAACATCATCCCGACCCGCAAGTGCTGGTACGTGGTCGTCGATGGCAACGACAACGATACGATGCCCTGCGACCTCTACTACGGTGGGCTGAACGGCAACTGGGACGCGAACGGCAATCACGTCTATGGCGAGACCGGGGATTCGACCGACATGTACGCCGACGTGTACGTGGGCCGGGCCCCGACCTACAACGTGGCGACAGCTCAGACTTTCGTCAATAAGGTCATCAAGTACGAGCAGAACCCGCCGACCGGCTTCATCAAGAAGATGATTCTGCCGACCGGCATCCTCTGGAGCAGCTACGAAGAAAGACCGGGCCAGGAGTCCATCGCCCGGATGACGCCGTCCGGCTGGTCCGATCAGAAGCTTTACGAGCGGGCCGGAACGCTTTCTCACGATGCCGTCAGGGACTCAGTGAACGCCGGGGTCGGTATGGGACACTGGATCGGTCACGGCAACGAGAGCGGCATCTACCTGAACGGCGGCACGGTGCCGTTCTTCGTGTCCGACGACGCCGACACTCTGCACAACGGCGACAAGACCGGTATTGCCGTGTCCATTGCCTGCGACTGCGGGGCGTGGGACTGGGTACCCGGGGGCGACTGCCTCGCCGAACACATGGTGATGCGATCCGGCGGCGGCTTCATTGCTGCCATCATGAATACCCGTTACGGGTGGGGCGCCACCGACCAGGGCGGCAATTACGTGTTCGGCCCGTCCGAGCGACTCGATACGACGTTCTACGCCGGGGTTCTGGAATACAACAAGCCGCACATCGGCCAGTCGCTCGCCCGAGCGAAGGCCTGCTGGGCGCCGTACGCCGACTCGCTCTACCAGTACGACATGCAGCGTTACAACATCTATGACCTGAACCTCATCGGCGACCCGGAGACGCCGCTCTGGACCGCGGAGCCCACGCCCCTCACTGTGTCGCATGCCCAGGTCATCAACATCGGCAACAACATTCCCTTCCCGGTCACGGTCACGGCTTCAGGCTCGGCGGTGGAATCGGCTCTGGTGTACTGCCGCAAAAGCACGGAGGTGGATGTCAAGGGCTACACCAACGCCAGCGGACAGGTGACGCTGTACGTGTCGCCTCAGACTCCCGGGCAGATGTTCGTGACCGTGAACGCTCACAACCACTACATCTACCAGGATACTGTGACGGTAATCTCCAGCACGCGCTACGTGTCCTACCTGCGTTCGAGCGTTTCTGACCCAACGCCCGGCGGCAACAACGACTCCATCCTCAACCCGGGCGAGACGGTCAAGATACCGACCTGGGTCAAGAACTGGGGACAGCAGACCGCGAACTCGGTCACCGGCAAGCTCAGGACTTTCAACCCGAACGCCCAGATCACCGATTCGGTCAAGACGTTCGGCAATATCCCCGCGGGTGAGTCGGTCTCCACCGGCTCGAACGGTTACGGTCTGCACGTGAGTTCCGGCCTCGCCAACGGCTATGCTGTCGTCTGCTCGCTCTACTGCACGGATACGCTTCACTCGACCTGGGTTTCGACCGTGACCCTCACCGTCGGCACTCCGGTACTGTCCGAGCGGGCGGTCACCGTGGCTGACACGGCGCACGGCGACAACCACAACGGCCGGCTCGACCCGAACGAGACCGCCGACCTGATAGTCAGCGTCGCCAACAGCGGCCTCGGCCATGGGTACAACTGCCACGCAACACTGCGGTCGGGTGATTCGCGGCTCACGGTGCTCGATTCTACGGGGACCTGGGGCTATGTCCGCAGAGGCGACAGCGCCAGCGACAACGCTGACCGTTTCACCGTCCACGCCGACAAGTCAATTCTCCCGGAGACACCGGTGACCTGCACGCTCCATTACTACGCGGACGGCGGCTACACCAGGACCGAGCCCTTCACGATAGTCGTGGGCCAGACGCTCATGACCGACCCGGTCCCGGACGGCCCGCGTACGCCCATAGCCTACTACGCCTACGACGAGTGCGATACCGGGTACGCCGAGCACCCGACCTACAACTGGGTCGAAGTGAGCGGAGTCGGGACGCGGATGAGCTTCGTGCAGAATGACACCGTGAACCTGTTCAGCCTTCCTGCTGCCTTCGGGCCGTTCAAGTTCTACGGGCAGCGCTACACCCAGCTCGGTATCTCAGCCGACGGCTGGATTGCCTGCGGCAACTACATCGACGGCAACTTCACCAATGAGCAGTTGCCCAGTAGTTCGGCTCCGAGGGCCGCCATGTTTCTGAACTGGGACGACCTGGATCCGGCGACCGACGGCTCCGGTTACGTCTACACCTATCACGACACCGCCAATCATCAGCTCATCATCGAGTATGACTCGGTCGCATACTATGGTACGAGCACCGTCGACAAGTTCGAAGTCATCCTCTACGACACGACGAGAGCTACCTCCAGCGGCGACAATGCCTTCCTCGTTCAATACCAGACCGACAATGGCGGATACGCGAGCTCAACCCTGGGAATCCAGGACCAGACCCAGGCCATCGGTATTCAGAACCTGTACAACGGGACCTACCACAAGGCCTGCGAGCCGATTGCCGCAGGCAGGGCGATCTTGTACACGA
The DNA window shown above is from bacterium and carries:
- a CDS encoding C25 family cysteine peptidase — encoded protein: MRQLFVLLALVTVPLMAGTVTRTVSFDRGDLLISQQNGYDNIALRGGVTIVQPGAPRVPRVVEALVIPSGAVPTGVEVLSEEWTTLPGTYKVGPAQPDAPLPVAGRPGAGMPKHYGPDPAIYGSSTPYPSTTVRLSGSGTMAGYSIAHVEIHPVRYIPTSGVLQVLSRISYRLTYEDGMSAAVATAKQRMQFGDVVRTMVRNPNDVDRCAPAVRPAASLSLPSGHYDYVVITDATQDTVFWRLANWKTQKGVNAKVVRVDSIYASYSGYDNQEKIRNFIKDAYATWGTMYVLLGGQGDYATSGQNIIPTRKCWYVVVDGNDNDTMPCDLYYGGLNGNWDANGNHVYGETGDSTDMYADVYVGRAPTYNVATAQTFVNKVIKYEQNPPTGFIKKMILPTGILWSSYEERPGQESIARMTPSGWSDQKLYERAGTLSHDAVRDSVNAGVGMGHWIGHGNESGIYLNGGTVPFFVSDDADTLHNGDKTGIAVSIACDCGAWDWVPGGDCLAEHMVMRSGGGFIAAIMNTRYGWGATDQGGNYVFGPSERLDTTFYAGVLEYNKPHIGQSLARAKACWAPYADSLYQYDMQRYNIYDLNLIGDPETPLWTAEPTPLTVSHAQVINIGNNIPFPVTVTASGSAVESALVYCRKSTEVDVKGYTNASGQVTLYVSPQTPGQMFVTVNAHNHYIYQDTVTVISSTRYVSYLRSSVSDPTPGGNNDSILNPGETVKIPTWVKNWGQQTANSVTGKLRTFNPNAQITDSVKTFGNIPAGESVSTGSNGYGLHVSSGLANGYAVVCSLYCTDTLHSTWVSTVTLTVGTPVLSERAVTVADTAHGDNHNGRLDPNETADLIVSVANSGLGHGYNCHATLRSGDSRLTVLDSTGTWGYVRRGDSASDNADRFTVHADKSILPETPVTCTLHYYADGGYTRTEPFTIVVGQTLMTDPVPDGPRTPIAYYAYDECDTGYAEHPTYNWVEVSGVGTRMSFVQNDTVNLFSLPAAFGPFKFYGQRYTQLGISADGWIACGNYIDGNFTNEQLPSSSAPRAAMFLNWDDLDPATDGSGYVYTYHDTANHQLIIEYDSVAYYGTSTVDKFEVILYDTTRATSSGDNAFLVQYQTDNGGYASSTLGIQDQTQAIGIQNLYNGTYHKACEPIAAGRAILYTTDQPTAAVADQQSAASLPVKLTLGVFPNPLRSRATIAYALPAAGHVSIKVYDASGRVVRDLLGKNVAAGRYSVTWDRSAANGKRVAAGVYFCKLATPAGTRQQKLVVPE